The Acidobacteriota bacterium genome includes a window with the following:
- the hpt gene encoding hypoxanthine phosphoribosyltransferase encodes MSEILSPTVKKPFHSVVDEIVYDEATILKRVVELARRIERDYRGRDLMVVGILKGALVFTCDLIRSMTTPVSLDFISVSRYHPRRDQGRVRLLKDLQEEITGRHVLLVEDIIDTGLTAHSLLGLLTRRNPASIEICTLLDRRDLRLVEVPIRYVGFQASGAFLIGYGLDYQDRYRNLPFIASMDLDAARLRVSQSDELEREDLLVYQAG; translated from the coding sequence ATGAGCGAGATTCTCTCCCCGACGGTGAAGAAGCCCTTCCATTCCGTCGTCGATGAGATCGTGTACGACGAGGCCACGATTCTGAAACGGGTCGTGGAACTGGCGCGCCGGATCGAACGGGACTACCGGGGCCGGGACCTCATGGTCGTGGGAATCCTGAAGGGGGCTTTGGTCTTCACCTGCGATCTGATCCGGAGCATGACCACACCGGTCAGTCTCGATTTCATCTCCGTCAGCCGCTACCATCCCCGGCGGGACCAGGGCCGGGTCCGGCTCCTCAAGGACCTGCAGGAGGAGATCACCGGAAGGCATGTGTTGCTGGTGGAGGACATCATCGATACGGGTCTGACCGCCCACTCCCTTCTCGGACTTCTGACTCGGAGGAACCCGGCGTCCATTGAGATCTGCACTCTCCTGGACCGGCGGGATCTTCGACTGGTGGAGGTCCCCATCCGTTACGTGGGATTTCAGGCCAGTGGCGCATTCCTGATCGGGTACGGTTTGGACTACCAGGATCGATACCGCAATCTTCCCTTCATCGCCAGCATGGACCTGGACGCCGCGCGGCTCAGGGTTTCGCAGTCGGACGAACTCGAACGGGAAGACCTTCTTGTCTACCAGGCTGGCTGA